One Sebaldella sp. S0638 DNA segment encodes these proteins:
- a CDS encoding cysteine-rich small domain-containing protein: MKNYKFFQNKKCEYFPCHKLKNEEEFNCLFCFCPLYMLGEECGGNFKYLENGIKSCEDCILPHVKDKGYEHVIKKMKIIMETVKKK, translated from the coding sequence ATGAAAAATTACAAGTTTTTTCAAAATAAAAAATGTGAATATTTTCCATGTCATAAATTAAAGAATGAAGAGGAGTTTAACTGCCTTTTCTGTTTTTGTCCATTATATATGCTGGGGGAAGAATGCGGCGGGAATTTTAAATATCTGGAAAACGGTATAAAATCCTGTGAAGACTGCATATTACCTCATGTAAAAGATAAGGGATATGAGCATGTTATAAAAAAGATGAAAATAATAATGGAAACTGTAAAAAAGAAATAA
- a CDS encoding suppressor of fused domain protein — MSKKNMENEVLEESKNNTLESENEEQEITGEEPGPEPLGWDFIDEIFGKIYKNAEQLHYGNISPFGEKKLKGISVYDVKGKNPHWHFVTYGLSELYEKESDNPEKSGYGIELTLRLAKEESETEVPNWAVNFLNNLANYIFKTGNVFNEGHYLNTNGPIAANSNTNLKAVVFFRDAELNEVYKSPNGSLKFLQVTGITYDELEAAIAWNPEKVTELLKLPLNITYLNRNSKMTEEIQEKVEQGIETDGSSTGFLYLDKAELETEFRYIFRLGALGAGSLRNLIRGVVLKGKILTLYSEYKITVQMSFENRIEETEHGFNVYFTRETAEEIAGKIEPKAQMIILENFEGFDIIIEKSYIRDRYGKIVEVVG, encoded by the coding sequence ATGTCAAAAAAAAATATGGAAAATGAAGTTTTGGAAGAGAGTAAAAACAATACTCTGGAGAGTGAGAACGAAGAACAGGAAATTACCGGGGAAGAACCAGGTCCGGAACCTTTGGGATGGGACTTCATAGATGAGATCTTCGGAAAAATATATAAGAATGCCGAACAGTTACATTACGGAAATATTTCTCCTTTTGGCGAGAAGAAATTAAAAGGGATAAGCGTATATGACGTAAAAGGGAAGAATCCCCATTGGCATTTTGTTACATACGGGCTGTCGGAGCTTTATGAAAAAGAATCTGACAATCCGGAAAAAAGCGGGTATGGTATAGAGCTGACACTCAGGCTTGCAAAGGAAGAAAGTGAAACAGAAGTTCCGAACTGGGCAGTTAATTTTTTGAATAATCTGGCAAATTATATATTTAAAACAGGCAATGTTTTTAATGAAGGGCATTATCTGAATACAAACGGACCTATAGCAGCAAACAGCAATACCAACTTAAAAGCAGTTGTTTTTTTCAGGGATGCAGAACTAAATGAAGTATATAAATCTCCTAACGGCAGTCTGAAATTTCTTCAGGTAACAGGGATAACATATGATGAGCTGGAAGCTGCAATAGCGTGGAATCCCGAGAAAGTAACAGAGCTGCTGAAACTCCCGCTTAATATAACATATTTGAACAGAAATTCTAAAATGACAGAGGAGATACAGGAAAAAGTGGAACAGGGAATTGAGACAGACGGATCAAGTACGGGATTTCTATATTTAGATAAAGCCGAACTGGAAACTGAGTTCAGATATATATTCAGGTTAGGTGCTCTTGGGGCAGGAAGCCTGAGAAATCTGATAAGAGGAGTAGTGCTGAAAGGTAAGATTCTGACTCTTTATTCGGAATATAAAATAACCGTTCAGATGTCTTTTGAAAACAGAATAGAGGAAACAGAACACGGCTTTAATGTTTATTTTACCAGAGAAACAGCAGAGGAAATTGCCGGAAAAATAGAACCAAAAGCACAGATGATTATTCTGGAAAACTTCGAAGGATTTGACATAATTATAGAAAAAAGTTATATAAGAGATCGTTATGGAAAAATAGTAGAAGTGGTAGGTTAG
- the dapB gene encoding 4-hydroxy-tetrahydrodipicolinate reductase, whose protein sequence is MEIVIYGAGVLAQLTKESVAAAGSNVAGMIDPLGNTEYKSLEEFDKNCDIIIDFSHFSSLDDILKYAVKNKKPVIIATTGHSKEQTALIEEAAKHIAVLKATNTSFGVTMVNEILSYAAKLLKGFDIEIIEKHHNRKIDSPSGTANTMLEVIKASLGEDRELVYGREGNSKRTEKEIGVHSVRAGNIVGEHTVIFSRGDEIIEIKHEALSRKMFADGAVNAALKLVNKKSGLYSMKDLLIV, encoded by the coding sequence ATGGAGATAGTAATTTACGGAGCCGGAGTGCTGGCACAGCTGACGAAAGAATCTGTAGCTGCCGCAGGCAGTAATGTAGCCGGAATGATAGACCCGCTGGGGAATACGGAATATAAGAGTCTGGAAGAATTTGACAAAAATTGTGATATTATTATAGATTTTTCACATTTTAGTTCGCTGGATGATATTCTCAAATATGCAGTGAAAAATAAAAAGCCTGTAATTATAGCCACAACGGGACATTCCAAGGAACAGACAGCATTAATAGAGGAAGCTGCTAAACATATAGCAGTATTAAAAGCAACTAACACTTCATTCGGGGTAACAATGGTTAATGAGATATTATCCTATGCCGCAAAATTACTAAAAGGCTTTGATATTGAAATAATAGAAAAACATCATAACAGAAAAATTGATTCCCCGAGCGGTACTGCCAACACAATGCTTGAAGTGATAAAAGCAAGTCTTGGAGAAGACAGGGAGCTCGTGTACGGAAGAGAGGGGAACAGCAAAAGAACTGAGAAAGAGATAGGAGTTCATTCAGTAAGAGCCGGAAATATAGTGGGAGAACACACTGTAATATTCTCCAGAGGTGATGAAATCATAGAAATAAAGCATGAAGCCCTTTCCAGAAAAATGTTTGCAGACGGAGCAGTAAATGCAGCCTTAAAGCTTGTTAATAAAAAAAGCGGTCTGTATTCAATGAAAGATTTACTTATTGTATAA
- the dapD gene encoding 2,3,4,5-tetrahydropyridine-2,6-dicarboxylate N-acetyltransferase: MTELEKSKAIIKYIADSKKVTPVKLYTNSEIKNSYTCKVFGEGKFKVIIGDWEEVKKIIDENNITDYHLENDRRNSGVPMADIKNINARIEPGAIIRDKVTIADRAVIMMGAVINIGAEIGEGTMIDMNAVLGGRAKIGKNCHIGAGTVIAGVIEPPSADPVVIEDNVVIGANAVVLEGVRVGQGSVVAAGAVVTENVPSGVVVAGMPAKIIKNVDEKTASKTEIVEELRK; the protein is encoded by the coding sequence ATGACAGAACTGGAAAAATCAAAAGCTATTATTAAGTACATTGCTGATTCAAAGAAAGTTACGCCGGTTAAACTTTACACAAATAGTGAAATAAAAAATTCATACACTTGTAAAGTTTTTGGTGAAGGAAAATTCAAAGTTATAATTGGTGATTGGGAAGAAGTAAAAAAAATAATAGATGAGAATAACATTACAGATTATCACTTGGAGAATGACAGAAGAAATTCGGGAGTACCTATGGCGGATATAAAAAATATAAATGCAAGAATAGAACCCGGAGCAATAATAAGAGATAAAGTAACTATAGCAGACAGAGCAGTAATCATGATGGGAGCTGTTATAAACATAGGAGCTGAAATAGGCGAAGGAACTATGATAGATATGAATGCGGTTCTTGGCGGAAGAGCCAAGATCGGTAAAAATTGCCACATAGGTGCCGGAACAGTTATCGCAGGTGTAATAGAGCCGCCTTCGGCAGATCCTGTAGTAATAGAAGATAATGTGGTTATAGGAGCAAATGCAGTTGTTCTTGAGGGAGTAAGAGTAGGACAGGGATCGGTAGTAGCTGCCGGAGCCGTGGTTACGGAAAATGTTCCTTCAGGAGTAGTAGTAGCCGGAATGCCTGCTAAAATAATAAAAAATGTTGATGAAAAAACAGCATCAAAAACAGAGATAGTAGAAGAATTGAGAAAATAA
- a CDS encoding PDZ domain-containing protein: MKKIFLILFTMLILGCSSTNPYEDTFVGTPVTGTRSSDKVPLSDSDITIINSKDTKEDMVDVYENGYEMIGYSSFNTVDLSERYVRTQAVNVGATLVIYSKKFVSQDSELEPVFYDGFCYGGYYSVNCTGADWQYVLKSRYDYLATFWIKTELSGLGILIRDISQEKRKELGINYGAEIQAIRKDSEARNELALGDVIIKIGENDIKNKEDYKKATDENKGKKVKIEILRKNKTISKEIIVL; encoded by the coding sequence ATGAAAAAAATATTTTTAATATTATTTACAATGCTAATATTAGGATGCAGCAGTACGAATCCTTATGAAGATACATTTGTGGGAACACCCGTGACTGGAACAAGAAGCAGTGATAAAGTACCTTTGTCTGATTCGGATATAACCATTATTAATTCAAAGGATACAAAAGAAGACATGGTGGATGTATACGAAAACGGTTATGAGATGATAGGTTACTCATCTTTTAATACTGTAGACTTATCTGAAAGATATGTGAGGACACAGGCTGTGAATGTAGGAGCAACACTGGTAATATACTCAAAGAAGTTTGTATCTCAGGATTCTGAATTAGAGCCGGTTTTTTATGACGGTTTCTGCTATGGAGGATATTACTCGGTAAACTGTACAGGAGCAGACTGGCAGTATGTGCTGAAGAGCAGATATGATTATCTTGCTACATTCTGGATCAAAACTGAGTTAAGCGGTCTGGGAATATTAATACGTGACATAAGTCAGGAGAAAAGAAAAGAGCTGGGAATTAATTACGGAGCAGAAATTCAGGCAATAAGAAAAGATTCAGAAGCACGTAATGAACTGGCACTTGGAGATGTTATCATTAAAATCGGAGAAAATGATATTAAAAATAAAGAGGATTATAAAAAAGCAACAGATGAAAATAAAGGAAAAAAAGTTAAAATAGAAATACTAAGGAAAAACAAAACAATCTCAAAAGAAATTATTGTATTATAA